Part of the Fusarium musae strain F31 chromosome 3, whole genome shotgun sequence genome, AGAGCGGAacttatgatgatgatcgcAAAATCTGGTCTAAACCGCGAAGTTAAGGAGACATCACAAACAGACTcgggagatgttgaagcaaGAGAAAATCTGATTCACACAAGGTCGACTATAGCTTCATTACTCGATGACCAGCCCAGCGCCGCTGTCGCTTGGGCGGGCTTCTGCTCACTAACACCAGTAAGCTCCGACTGACCCAACCCATTGAACAACGAGACTAACATCATCAATAGCTTCTACTAGAACCCCTTCTCCGACATGAAGATATTCGCCAAGGGTTTGTGCATATTGCACACACCATTCCTCACTACATGACCCTCCATCGCGccctccatccatcatcctgGACATCACCACCAGAGTTCCAACGTCAACAGCCGCAAGTCCATCAAACTCTTTTAATGCTTTATCGACGCATCCTCGAGTACGAGATGAACATTGTCTGCGCCGCTGCGAGCGCCTGGAACATGGCTGCTCGCAACGTCGTCGACTGGCATGGCTGGAAAGCCATGGCTGATGCTGTGACAGACATGGATGCTGAGTTGATGGGCTATGTCGAGAAGAACGGCACAGATGAGACTAGGGCGTTGATGGAGGTTCAGAGGAAGCTGGAGCCTGAAGGGGGAGGGCGTGGTGAGTTACAAGACGACACTTCACCAACAAATACGTAAGAATACAAGATAAGTCAACAATGCAGGGGCCATtacaagcaagcaaggtcattttatataaagcaaATTTCAATCGATTTACCCAAATAGCCAAATCTACatgttttccttttccccAGTCCAGACTCCCGACTCCATGCTCCGCCCTTTTGACCAAGCCGGTGTAGGACTTTGCCTTTTCCCCTTAGCCAAGTCGCGATCAAATCAACCAGTCTATCCCAACATCCAATTACCATGTACCCAAAGACCATAATGCTCCGTTTATACAAGAATACTCTTTTAAAAGCGCCTCATTTACTGCTCAACATTCGGGAGGATACCCTGCTTGTCAAGGTTGCTCAGAGTATCGCCGTACTCGTTGATATGTTGCTGCCAGCGACTGACATCGCCCTGAAAACCAATCACCCCCAACATGGCTGACCATCCAGGCATTTGGTCACGGGTCACAAGTTCATATACACGACAGAGGATTCGATGAAATTCCACCTGAGGCCTCATCGCAACCGCGTACAAGTGTCGCACCAAGTCAGCCCAGCCGGCGATAAAGTCAACGTCAAACGTGGACTCGGGATACCGGAACTCGATAGTGTCGTACTTAGAGACAACCAGCGCACACCGGGTAGTTGTATGAAGGGATCCCTCATCGAATTTTCGGAGTGCGACGCCCAAGCTAACCAGGCTGTTTTCCGACCACAGGCGTTTCATAGCTCCCAGCAGACCTCTGTCAACTTTCTTGCGCCAGTGCAGCTGTCGCATGACCTCTCCAAGTGCTTCAACAAGAGCTGCACCCTCGCCATACACTGTTGGTTCACCCCTTTCCATGGCGATTCGAGATTCGACGCTGATGCGCGCAGAGTAAGGAGACGTTGAGCGGAAAGGATGGCACAGAGGGTACAGCAGAGAATCTTCCAGCAGCCAGACTAAAGATGAAAGGCGCAGCGCAGTCGCTAGCTGCATGCTGCCGGCTTCGTTGACGTG contains:
- a CDS encoding hypothetical protein (EggNog:ENOG41), with protein sequence MSIPQSICIGIELEFMVALQIPNSDAVTGETRWTCPTTPEAFLGLVMGDYKDIEPSCIHKVCELIASSGVSVSCSFIPPSPSSPAQIPGTTILPLTDNSGDVRTWNNVSVGGSVSKSDFWHIVPERHITRDCVSKSGMTPSNKYDWYGTELNSPILTRPAEFSQGLPTLRKCLAAVQGDMVVGLNSGCGLHLHVNEAGSMQLATALRLSSLVWLLEDSLLYPLCHPFRSTSPYSARISVESRIAMERGEPTVYGEGAALVEALGEVMRQLHWRKKVDRGLLGAMKRLWSENSLVSLGVALRKFDEGSLHTTTRCALVVSKYDTIEFRYPESTFDVDFIAGWADLVRHLYAVAMRPQVEFHRILCRVYELVTRDQMPGWSAMLGVIGFQGDVSRWQQHINEYGDTLSNLDKQGILPNVEQ